One window from the genome of Alkalihalobacillus sp. LMS6 encodes:
- the pepF gene encoding oligoendopeptidase F translates to MELTKRQDIPTKETWNLRDLFSSTEEWDEARQEVEQAAAKLSLFTEKIGERAENLLHALEAREAVLEKLVPVMTYASLSLSSDGTDAIAQGNSSLAQGTQAIVQAEVAKVDAEILTLPPAIMEQFQTEKEELQSFRVYLDKLTDTRPYALSSETEEVLAALSPILTSPYSTYLTSKSADMAFPTFTGANGEEFPLSFARFEDQYELSPHTEERRNAFIAFDDTLKKYEHTYAKLYASEVTKQVTLARLRGYESAEQMLLHSQNVTQAMYHNQLDTIYQELAPHMQRYAKLKKDVLGLDTFGFSDLKAPLDPEFEPVTSYEEAYDTIIEALEPFGEEYGKMLKRAKEERWVDRADNVGKATGAFCASPYGSHPYILLTWKDTMRGAFILAHELGHAGHFYHANAAQPLHATRPSTYCIEAPSTMNELFLGNHLLTKTDDPRMKRWITLQFIGTYYHNFVTHLLEGEFQRRVYALAEKGIPLTAIKLRETKQAVLTGFWGDSVEINERAGRTWMRQPHYYMGLYPYTYSAGLTAATKAYTLYQEQGQPVIDKWLDMLQAGGTLAPLDLFKQSGVDMESKKTIQDAVAYVGTLINDLVNSYK, encoded by the coding sequence ATGGAATTAACAAAACGCCAAGATATCCCCACTAAAGAAACGTGGAATTTACGCGATCTTTTTTCTTCAACGGAAGAATGGGACGAAGCACGCCAAGAGGTAGAACAAGCAGCAGCTAAATTATCTTTATTTACTGAAAAAATCGGGGAACGTGCAGAAAACCTCCTTCATGCTTTAGAAGCTCGAGAAGCCGTTTTAGAGAAACTTGTGCCTGTGATGACGTATGCTTCTCTTTCTCTCTCAAGTGACGGTACAGATGCAATCGCTCAAGGAAATTCTAGTTTAGCACAAGGTACACAAGCTATCGTTCAAGCAGAAGTGGCCAAAGTTGATGCCGAAATTTTAACATTGCCACCTGCTATTATGGAACAATTTCAAACAGAAAAAGAAGAACTACAATCGTTTCGTGTATATTTAGATAAATTGACTGACACTCGCCCTTACGCACTATCTAGTGAAACAGAAGAAGTGCTTGCTGCCTTATCTCCTATTCTCACAAGCCCTTATTCAACGTATTTAACAAGCAAATCAGCGGATATGGCGTTTCCTACTTTCACTGGCGCAAACGGCGAAGAATTCCCTCTTTCTTTTGCCCGCTTTGAAGACCAATATGAATTGTCCCCGCATACAGAAGAACGAAGAAACGCATTTATAGCCTTTGATGACACGTTAAAAAAGTACGAGCATACATATGCAAAGCTCTATGCGAGTGAAGTTACAAAACAAGTGACGCTCGCACGGTTACGCGGTTACGAGTCAGCAGAACAGATGTTACTTCATTCGCAAAACGTCACGCAAGCGATGTACCACAATCAACTCGACACGATCTATCAAGAATTAGCTCCGCACATGCAACGATATGCAAAACTAAAAAAAGACGTTTTAGGGTTAGACACATTTGGCTTCTCAGACTTAAAAGCCCCTTTAGATCCTGAGTTTGAGCCAGTTACATCATATGAAGAAGCGTACGACACCATTATTGAAGCCCTCGAACCATTCGGTGAAGAATACGGTAAAATGTTAAAACGAGCAAAAGAAGAGCGCTGGGTGGATCGCGCTGACAACGTTGGGAAGGCAACTGGTGCGTTTTGCGCAAGTCCATACGGCTCGCATCCTTATATTTTGCTAACGTGGAAAGATACGATGCGAGGAGCATTTATTCTAGCCCATGAGCTCGGTCACGCTGGACATTTTTATCATGCCAATGCAGCTCAACCTCTTCACGCAACACGGCCATCTACTTATTGTATTGAAGCACCATCTACGATGAATGAATTATTTCTCGGCAATCATTTACTGACGAAAACTGATGATCCGCGAATGAAACGCTGGATTACACTGCAATTTATCGGGACATACTATCATAATTTTGTTACACATTTACTAGAAGGTGAATTTCAACGGCGTGTGTATGCTCTTGCGGAAAAAGGAATCCCGCTTACAGCCATTAAATTACGCGAAACGAAACAAGCTGTTTTAACTGGTTTTTGGGGGGACTCTGTTGAAATTAACGAACGAGCAGGACGTACGTGGATGCGTCAACCGCATTATTATATGGGGTTATATCCGTATACCTATTCAGCAGGTTTAACAGCCGCGACAAAGGCTTATACCCTTTATCAAGAGCAAGGGCAACCAGTAATTGATAAGTGGCTGGACATGCTTCAAGCTGGCGGAACACTCGCTCCCCTTGATTTATTTAAACAAAGTGGCGTTGATATGGAGAGTAAAAAAACAATACAAGATGCTGTCGCTTATGTAGGAACTCTTATTAACGACCTTGTAAATAGTTATAAATAA
- a CDS encoding alpha/beta hydrolase, with amino-acid sequence MTEHIHVYKENKKEGPTFVLLHGTGGNEEDLLPLAEIIDPGANVLGVRGNVSENGMPRFFRRLQEGVFDMEDLKKRTDELHQFIKQAAQEYQFNDQEIYALGYSNGANIAANMMYEHGSVFKGAFLFHAMVPQEKNDRPTLTNTSVFIGAGKNDPMIPARETETLIQDLTDAGAAVESYWTSGGHQLLREELEAAKTWYEALKA; translated from the coding sequence ATGACGGAACATATTCATGTGTATAAAGAAAATAAAAAAGAAGGACCTACATTTGTTCTTTTACACGGAACTGGGGGCAATGAAGAAGATTTACTTCCCCTAGCGGAAATCATTGATCCTGGGGCAAACGTCCTTGGGGTACGAGGGAATGTGTCAGAAAATGGCATGCCGCGTTTCTTTCGCCGCCTTCAAGAAGGTGTCTTTGATATGGAAGATTTAAAAAAACGTACAGATGAACTTCATCAATTTATTAAACAAGCTGCTCAAGAATATCAGTTTAATGACCAAGAAATCTATGCGCTAGGCTATTCAAATGGAGCAAATATTGCAGCAAATATGATGTACGAACATGGATCAGTATTTAAAGGAGCCTTTTTATTTCATGCCATGGTACCGCAAGAAAAAAACGATCGACCAACATTAACAAACACATCTGTTTTCATAGGTGCTGGCAAAAATGATCCAATGATTCCAGCTCGAGAAACTGAGACATTGATTCAAGATTTAACAGATGCAGGTGCGGCCGTTGAAAGCTATTGGACAAGTGGTGGGCATCAATTGCTAAGAGAAGAGTTAGAAGCAGCGAAAACCTGGTATGAAGCGTTAAAAGCATAA
- a CDS encoding aspartyl-phosphate phosphatase Spo0E family protein: MIHIDIEVKRNEMHLIAKKFGLGAKKTVKCSQELDLLLNCLQQHRGKFRR, translated from the coding sequence ATGATTCATATTGATATAGAAGTCAAACGAAACGAAATGCATCTGATCGCAAAAAAATTTGGTCTTGGTGCAAAAAAAACGGTTAAATGCTCACAAGAGCTTGATTTACTGTTAAATTGTTTACAACAACATAGAGGGAAATTCAGACGTTAA
- the dapA gene encoding 4-hydroxy-tetrahydrodipicolinate synthase, producing MHFGQLLTAMITPFSRDGSIDKEGTYALIQHLANTGTDTLVINGTTAEAPVLTAAERKEMLALAIQAADKRMNVIAGVGSNNTTHSIEMAKEAEALGANGIMVVTPYYNKPSQEGIYQHMLQVATAVSLPVMLYNVPGRTGANMSVETTIRLSLVPNIVALKEASGDVDKVTEIIAQTADHFLVYSGDDSLTLPMMAVGATGVVSVASHIVGSEMKEMMTALTSGNLKHAQSIHQSLYPIMTGLFMAPNPTAVKAALTAFQLPAGSVRLPLIPLTEDEETRLYHLLEPFLPQTTLYANS from the coding sequence ATGCATTTTGGCCAATTACTAACAGCAATGATTACACCGTTTTCTAGAGATGGTTCGATCGACAAAGAAGGAACGTACGCTCTTATTCAACATCTCGCAAACACAGGTACAGACACGCTTGTGATTAACGGAACAACAGCAGAAGCGCCTGTACTCACTGCTGCAGAACGAAAAGAAATGCTCGCTTTAGCCATTCAAGCTGCAGACAAGCGGATGAATGTGATTGCCGGTGTTGGTTCAAATAATACAACCCACTCGATTGAAATGGCCAAAGAAGCAGAGGCACTCGGTGCAAATGGAATTATGGTGGTTACACCCTACTATAATAAACCTTCTCAAGAAGGCATCTATCAACATATGCTACAAGTTGCTACGGCTGTTTCCCTCCCTGTCATGCTTTACAACGTACCAGGTAGAACAGGAGCGAATATGTCTGTTGAAACAACGATTCGTTTATCTCTTGTTCCAAATATCGTTGCATTAAAAGAAGCTAGTGGAGATGTCGATAAAGTAACAGAAATTATTGCTCAAACCGCTGATCATTTTCTCGTTTATAGTGGAGATGATTCATTAACATTACCGATGATGGCCGTTGGTGCTACAGGTGTTGTTTCCGTTGCTTCCCATATCGTTGGCAGCGAAATGAAAGAAATGATGACTGCTTTAACAAGCGGAAATCTCAAGCACGCACAAAGCATTCATCAGAGTCTTTATCCGATTATGACTGGTTTGTTTATGGCGCCTAATCCTACCGCAGTAAAAGCGGCTTTAACAGCATTTCAATTACCAGCAGGCTCTGTTCGCCTTCCGCTTATTCCGCTAACGGAAGACGAAGAAACGCGCCTTTATCATCTTTTAGAGCCGTTTTTACCACAGACAACTTTATATGCGAATTCATAA
- a CDS encoding kinase-associated lipoprotein B, with amino-acid sequence MSFVKAKYKTGIYIGKVIQIEEEQNRALFQVFAVESHPKQGDLHNPKQVDVPYFHQRKALSYLEKTWVPYTTVKPYEGDDVPDYKESLERAWTSSYEALLKDDSEWAKKSLPLLEELKMEYHL; translated from the coding sequence ATGAGTTTCGTAAAAGCGAAGTATAAAACAGGTATTTATATTGGAAAAGTTATTCAAATCGAAGAAGAACAAAACCGAGCGTTGTTCCAAGTGTTTGCCGTTGAAAGCCACCCGAAACAAGGGGATCTACACAACCCAAAGCAAGTTGATGTACCGTATTTCCATCAACGAAAAGCGCTTTCGTATTTAGAAAAAACATGGGTTCCCTATACAACAGTTAAACCGTATGAAGGTGATGACGTTCCAGATTACAAAGAATCTTTAGAACGTGCCTGGACCTCATCGTATGAAGCTTTGCTGAAAGACGATTCTGAATGGGCGAAAAAAAGCTTGCCTCTGCTTGAAGAATTAAAAATGGAGTATCATTTATAA
- a CDS encoding YpjP family protein: MIMIYVKQLMMVLIGFFSINLSIVDHWLDKAEVENGSSIKTMQWSDTKANVYQTNDQEYTLLPFVIGAPNQYEHIQLEPHWLTEIMIMDEAYRQGMKKFGQRIGDKIETAYKKEILPELKQVVAQVLETDDQVSWQDIRMTEASLTGRGEKILHLINGKTGDDLLRFHVRLDRPPKTGHVFQFHYHSYEDNFNGHYPLGSIYWGKNEPPLFRA, from the coding sequence ATGATAATGATTTATGTGAAACAACTCATGATGGTCCTCATCGGTTTCTTTTCTATTAACCTCTCAATTGTTGATCATTGGTTAGATAAAGCGGAAGTCGAGAATGGGTCATCTATAAAAACGATGCAGTGGAGCGATACAAAAGCAAACGTCTATCAAACAAATGACCAAGAATATACGCTTTTGCCTTTTGTAATTGGCGCACCGAATCAGTACGAACATATTCAGCTAGAACCACATTGGTTAACCGAAATTATGATTATGGATGAAGCGTATCGCCAAGGAATGAAGAAATTTGGCCAGCGAATCGGTGATAAAATCGAAACGGCTTACAAAAAAGAGATCTTGCCTGAATTAAAGCAAGTGGTCGCACAAGTTTTAGAGACAGATGATCAGGTTTCATGGCAAGATATTCGGATGACAGAGGCTTCCTTAACGGGACGTGGTGAAAAGATCTTGCATCTTATTAATGGCAAAACAGGTGATGATCTTCTTCGCTTTCACGTACGATTAGACCGCCCGCCAAAAACGGGTCATGTTTTTCAGTTCCACTATCATTCCTATGAAGATAATTTTAACGGTCATTATCCTCTTGGTTCTATATACTGGGGCAAGAATGAACCTCCGCTTTTTCGGGCGTGA
- a CDS encoding glutamate synthase subunit beta — protein MGKPTGFMEYKREVPKKKDPMARVKNWQEFQIVVPEQQLQRQGARCMDCGIPFCQAGTSMAGSGEIGCPVYNLIPEWNDLVYRGKWKEALDRLHKTNNFPEFTGRVCPAPCEGSCTVAISDEPVTIKSIEFSIVEKGFKEGWIQPNPPKQRTGKHVAVIGSGPAGLASAAQLNKAGHTVTVFEREDRPGGLLTYGIPDVKLAYEVVNRRIALLKEEGVLFRTNVAVGEDVTAEELDEQFDAIILATGATKPREVDQEGRDLSGIHYAMDFLTANTKSLLNSKHQDGEYISAKDKDVIVIGGGDTGADCITTSIRHGARSVTQFDINEQKQAIRQINNPWPLYPNVYAEEDAHKEAKAVYGTDPRSYKLQTSKFVGNESGQLVGLETIQVNTAWKDGKKVRTPIEESVKRWKADLVLLAVGFSGTEGKLLDQMQVKQTAQQTVEAEYGHYQTNKPHIFAAGDNRRGQSLVVWAIHEGREAARECDRYLMGTSQLP, from the coding sequence ATGGGGAAGCCGACAGGATTTATGGAGTATAAACGTGAAGTACCTAAGAAAAAAGATCCAATGGCAAGGGTGAAAAATTGGCAAGAGTTTCAAATTGTTGTACCCGAACAGCAACTTCAGCGACAAGGCGCACGCTGTATGGATTGTGGCATTCCTTTCTGTCAAGCAGGAACGTCGATGGCAGGTTCCGGTGAAATCGGTTGTCCTGTTTATAATTTAATTCCGGAATGGAACGATCTTGTTTACCGAGGAAAATGGAAAGAAGCATTAGACCGACTGCATAAAACGAACAATTTCCCCGAATTTACAGGACGGGTTTGCCCAGCGCCTTGTGAAGGATCTTGTACGGTTGCGATTAGTGATGAGCCAGTTACGATAAAATCAATTGAGTTTAGCATCGTAGAAAAAGGATTTAAAGAAGGTTGGATTCAGCCGAATCCGCCTAAGCAACGTACCGGTAAACACGTTGCCGTTATTGGTTCAGGTCCTGCAGGTTTAGCAAGTGCAGCCCAGTTAAATAAAGCAGGGCACACGGTTACCGTTTTTGAACGAGAAGATCGGCCTGGAGGCTTACTAACGTACGGTATTCCTGATGTGAAATTAGCTTATGAAGTCGTGAATCGACGCATTGCATTATTAAAAGAAGAAGGCGTTTTATTTCGAACGAATGTAGCTGTTGGAGAAGACGTTACGGCTGAAGAGCTAGATGAACAATTTGACGCCATTATTTTAGCGACTGGTGCGACAAAACCAAGAGAAGTGGATCAAGAAGGGCGCGATTTAAGCGGGATTCATTATGCGATGGACTTTTTGACAGCTAATACGAAGAGCTTGCTTAATTCGAAACATCAAGATGGTGAATACATTAGTGCAAAAGATAAAGACGTCATTGTAATCGGTGGAGGAGATACAGGTGCAGACTGTATTACCACATCAATCCGCCACGGTGCACGTTCCGTAACGCAATTTGACATTAATGAACAAAAACAAGCAATTCGCCAAATTAACAACCCTTGGCCATTATATCCGAATGTTTATGCGGAAGAAGATGCTCATAAAGAAGCAAAAGCCGTATATGGGACAGATCCTCGTAGTTACAAACTGCAAACGTCGAAATTTGTCGGAAACGAATCCGGTCAATTGGTAGGTTTGGAAACCATTCAAGTTAATACTGCTTGGAAAGATGGAAAGAAAGTCCGTACACCGATTGAAGAATCAGTGAAAAGGTGGAAGGCAGATCTTGTGCTGCTCGCGGTTGGTTTTTCAGGAACGGAAGGAAAATTGCTTGACCAAATGCAAGTAAAACAAACTGCTCAACAAACCGTTGAAGCAGAATATGGCCACTATCAAACGAATAAACCGCATATTTTTGCAGCAGGGGATAATCGCCGTGGTCAAAGTTTAGTTGTATGGGCGATTCACGAAGGGCGAGAAGCAGCTCGAGAATGTGACCGTTATTTAATGGGCACAAGTCAATTACCATAA